A DNA window from Jaculus jaculus isolate mJacJac1 chromosome 1, mJacJac1.mat.Y.cur, whole genome shotgun sequence contains the following coding sequences:
- the Ptgs2 gene encoding prostaglandin G/H synthase 2, protein MLVRALLLCAALALGHAGESRRPHPAARTPPPAPRRPHPAPRSLRPPRTARFACPNPNLNPCCSNPCQNRGECMSVGFDKYKCDCTRTGFYGENCSTPEFLTRIKLLLKPTPNTVHYILTHFKGVWNIINNIPFLRNSIMSYVLMSRSHLIDSPPTYNAHYDYKNWEAFSNISYYTRSLPPVADDCPTPMGVKGKKELPDSKEVLEKVLLRRKFIPDPQGTNMMFAFFAQHFTHQFFKTDHKRGPAFTKGLGHGVDLSHIYGDTLDRQHKLRLFKDGKLKYQVIDGEVYPPTVRDTQVEMIYPPHTPDHLRFAVGHEVFGLVPGLMMYATIWLREHNRVCDVLRQEHPEWNDERLFQTSRLILIGETIKIVIEDYVQHLSGYHFKLKFDPELLFNKQFQYQNRIAAEFNTLYHWHPLLPDTFHIEDQEYNFKQFLYNNSILVEHGLTHFIESFTKQSAGRVAGGRNVPLAVQTVAKASIDQSRQMRYQSLNEYRKRFSLKPYESFEELTGEKEMAAELEALYGDIDAMELYPALLVEKPRPDAIFGETMVELGAPFSLKGLMGNPICSPQYWKPSTFGGEVGFEIINTASIQSLICNNVKDCPFTAFSVQEPQPAKAVTINASSSHSRLDDINPTVLLKRRSTEL, encoded by the exons aTGCTCGTCCGCGCTCTGCTGCTCTGCGCCGCGCTGGCGCTCGGCCACGCAGGTGAGTCCCGCCGCCCGCACCCCGCCGCCCGCACCCCGCCGCCCGCACCCCGCCGCCCGCACCCCGCTCCCCGCTCGCTGCGCCCGCCGCGGACGGCCCGCTTCGCCTGTCCCAACCCGAACT TGAATCCATGCTGTTCCAACCCATGCCAAAACCGAGGTGAATGCATGAGTGTAGGATTTGACAAGTATAAGTGCGATTGTACCCGGACAGGATTCTATGGTGAAAACTGTTCAACGC CTGAGTTTCTGACAAGAATAAAGTTACTGCTGAAGCCCACCCCAAACACAGTGCACTACATTCTTACGCATTTCAAGGGAGTCTGGAACATTATCAATAACATTCCTTTCCTGCGAAATTCAATCATGAGCTACGTGTTGATGT CCAGATCACATTTGATTGATAGTCCGCCAACTTATAATGCACACTATGACTACAAAAACTGGGAAGCCTTCTCTAATATCTCCTACTATACCAGATCCCTTCCTCCTGTAGCTGATGACTGCCCCACTCCAATGGGTGTGAAAG GAAAGAAGGAGCTTCCTGATTCCAAAGAGGTTCTGGAAAAGGTTCTCCTGAGAAGGAAGTTCATCCCTGACCCTCAAGGCACAAACATGATGTTTGCCTTCTTCGCCCAGCACTTCACTCATCAGTTCTTCAAAACAGACCATAAACGAGGGCCTGCATTCACCAAGGGACTGGGTCATGGG GTGGACTTAAGCCACATTTATGGTGACACTCTAGATAGACAACATAAACTGCGCCTTTTCAAGGATGGAAAATTGAAATATCAG GTTATTGATGGAGAGGTGTACCCACCTACAGTCAGAGACACTCAGGTGGAAATGATTTACCCTCCTCACACCCCTGATCACCTGCGGTTTGCTGTGGGGCATGAGGTCTTTGGTCTGGTGCCTGGCCTGATGATGTACGCCACGATCTGGCTGCGGGAACACAACAGAGTGTGTGACGTGCTGAGACAGGAACACCCAGAGTGGAATGATGAGCGGCTCTTCCAGACCAGCAGGCTCATTCTGATAG GAGAGACCATCAAGATTGTGATTGAAGACTATGTCCAGCACTTGAGTGGTTATCACTTCAAACTAAAGTTTGACCCAGAGCTGCTCTTCAACAAACAGTTCCAGTACCAGAACCGGATCGCTGCTGAGTTCAACACCCTTTATCACTGGCACCCCCTGCTGCCTGACACCTTTCACATTGAAGACCAGGAGTACAACTTTAAACAGTTTCTCTACAACAACTCCATACTGGTCGAGCATGGACTGACCCACTTCATCGAGTCATTCACCAAGCAGTCCGCGGGCAGG GTTGCTGGTGGCAGAAATGTTCCGCTTGCAGTACAAACAGTGGCAAAGGCATCCATTGACCAGAGCAGACAGATGAGATACCAGTCTCTTAATGAGTACCGCAAGCGCTTCTCCCTGAAGCCCTATGAATCATTTGAGGAACTTACAG GAGAGAAGGAAATGGCTGCAGAGCTGGAAGCCCTCTATGGGGACATTGATGCAATGGAGCTATATCCTGCCCTTCTGGTAGAAAAGCCTCGTCCTGACGCTATCTTCGGGGAGACCATGGTAGAACTTGGAGCGCCATTCTCCTTGAAAGGACTTATGGGTAATCCCATATGTTCTCCTCAATACTGGAAGCCAAGCACTTTTGGAGGAGAAGTGGGTTTTGAAATCATCAACACAGCCTCCATTCAGTCTCTCATCTGCAATAACGTGAAGGACTGTCCCTTTACGGCCTTCAGTGTTCAAGAGCCCCAGCCGGCCAAAGCTGTCACCATTAATGCAAGTTCTTCCCACTCCAGGCTAGATGACATCAACCCCACAGTGCTACTTAAAAGGCGCTCAACCGAACTGTAA